In Streptomyces sp. 840.1, one DNA window encodes the following:
- a CDS encoding MMPL family transporter, with product MFSALGSALHSRRRASLLLAVLATVLAALFGGTVQSKLTNGLSDYDDPGGANVAARKVIERATGIDAQQGYALLVRTDAALGAKDAKPARVAAAAALLDARPEVEQVIDYASASNPSLISDDSRSTVVIGSVGPMKESATIDAEKALQKAIEDDPALRGNVWLGGPTPGHVQVADVSNTDLAKAESLALPFILILLFLVFRGVVAALVPLAGAIVSLLLTLAGLRLATLFTGVSTGALNLAFALGLGLSVDFGLLMVSRYREELAVHGAGSEAIRRTVATAGRTVLFSALTVAAALASLIAFPHPYLRSMGLAGVITVVSAALFALLGLPALLAVLGRRVNALAPRRWQRDISASEAAGNRWHRLASGVMHRPVVVAVAATAVLLVIASPVLGIKFTGADASTLPADTSAGRVAQALERDFGKPPASPMQIVIDTGAGGARLTSYAEQIGSVPGVESVGAPFRLDGGHWEIDAVLGGAPLSTGAKEAADAVQDVRAPYPARYTGLTADFLAQQQSIGDKLPLAAGILTVVTLLLLFAFCGSLILPFKALVMNFLSTGAAMGFLVWVFQDGHFGFAAQNGIEVTTPVLVFALAFGLSTDYNVFLLGRIKEGRSAGLDDRTAVAEGLARTGPVVTSAALLFCLAVGALALSRLVFIKELGLGTAFAVLIDATVVRALLVPSLMALLGSANWWAPGPLRRLHEALHLDRMEPAHAGPPAGEAARAPEKTEKTEQPAASAS from the coding sequence ATGTTCTCTGCCCTGGGCTCAGCGCTGCACAGCAGGCGGCGTGCCAGCCTCTTACTGGCCGTGCTCGCCACCGTGCTGGCCGCACTCTTCGGCGGCACGGTGCAGAGCAAACTGACCAATGGCCTCTCCGACTACGACGATCCGGGCGGTGCCAACGTCGCGGCCCGCAAGGTCATCGAGAGGGCCACCGGTATCGACGCCCAGCAGGGGTACGCCCTCCTCGTCCGTACCGACGCGGCCCTCGGCGCGAAGGACGCGAAGCCGGCCCGGGTGGCGGCCGCGGCCGCGCTGCTGGACGCCCGGCCCGAGGTCGAGCAGGTCATCGACTACGCCTCCGCGTCCAACCCCTCCCTGATCTCGGACGACTCCCGCAGCACCGTGGTCATCGGCTCGGTCGGCCCGATGAAGGAGTCGGCCACCATCGACGCGGAGAAGGCGCTCCAGAAGGCCATCGAGGACGACCCGGCGCTCCGCGGGAACGTCTGGCTCGGCGGCCCGACACCGGGCCACGTCCAGGTCGCGGACGTGTCCAACACGGACCTCGCCAAGGCCGAGAGCCTCGCCCTGCCGTTCATCCTCATTCTGCTGTTCCTGGTGTTCCGCGGCGTGGTCGCGGCACTGGTGCCGCTGGCCGGCGCGATCGTCTCGCTGCTGCTCACGCTGGCCGGGCTGCGGCTCGCCACCCTGTTCACGGGCGTCTCGACGGGGGCTCTCAACCTCGCCTTCGCCCTGGGACTCGGGCTCTCGGTCGACTTCGGGCTGCTGATGGTGTCCCGCTACCGCGAGGAACTCGCCGTGCACGGCGCGGGCAGCGAGGCGATCCGCCGTACGGTGGCGACCGCCGGGCGCACCGTGCTCTTCAGCGCGCTGACCGTGGCCGCCGCGCTCGCCTCGCTCATCGCGTTCCCGCACCCGTATCTGCGGTCCATGGGCCTCGCGGGCGTCATCACGGTGGTCTCGGCCGCGCTGTTCGCGCTGCTCGGGCTGCCCGCACTGCTCGCGGTCCTGGGCCGGCGGGTCAACGCCCTCGCCCCGCGCCGCTGGCAGCGCGACATCTCGGCGAGCGAGGCGGCGGGCAACCGCTGGCACCGGCTGGCCTCGGGCGTGATGCACCGGCCCGTGGTCGTCGCGGTCGCCGCCACCGCGGTACTCCTGGTGATCGCTTCGCCGGTGCTCGGCATCAAGTTCACCGGGGCGGACGCCTCCACGCTGCCGGCCGACACCAGTGCGGGCCGGGTGGCCCAGGCCCTGGAGCGGGACTTCGGGAAGCCGCCCGCCTCGCCGATGCAGATCGTCATCGACACCGGCGCCGGCGGCGCCCGGCTCACCTCGTACGCCGAGCAGATCGGGTCGGTCCCTGGCGTCGAGTCGGTCGGGGCCCCGTTCCGTCTCGACGGCGGGCACTGGGAGATCGACGCGGTGCTCGGCGGTGCGCCGCTGAGCACCGGGGCCAAGGAGGCGGCCGACGCGGTCCAGGACGTCAGGGCGCCGTACCCGGCCCGCTACACCGGGCTGACCGCGGACTTCCTGGCGCAGCAGCAGAGCATCGGTGACAAGCTGCCGCTCGCCGCGGGCATCCTCACCGTGGTCACGCTGCTCCTGCTGTTCGCGTTCTGCGGCTCGCTGATTCTTCCGTTCAAGGCGCTGGTGATGAACTTCCTCTCCACGGGCGCCGCCATGGGCTTCCTGGTCTGGGTGTTCCAGGACGGGCACTTCGGCTTCGCCGCCCAGAACGGCATCGAGGTCACCACGCCGGTCCTGGTCTTCGCCCTCGCCTTCGGCCTGTCCACGGACTACAACGTCTTCCTGCTCGGCCGCATCAAGGAGGGCAGGTCGGCCGGGCTCGACGACCGCACGGCGGTGGCCGAGGGGCTCGCCCGGACCGGCCCCGTCGTCACGTCGGCGGCCCTGCTGTTCTGCCTCGCGGTCGGCGCCCTCGCGCTCTCGCGGCTGGTCTTCATCAAGGAGCTCGGCCTCGGCACCGCGTTCGCCGTGCTGATCGACGCCACCGTGGTGCGGGCCCTGCTGGTGCCCTCCCTGATGGCGCTCCTCGGCAGCGCCAACTGGTGGGCCCCGGGCCCGCTGCGCCGGCTCCACGAGGCCCTGCACCTCGACCGGATGGAACCGGCGCACGCCGGGCCGCCGGCCGGGGAAGCGGCCCGCGCGCCGGAGAAGACGGAGAAGACGGAGCAGCCCGCGGCAAGCGCGTCCTGA
- a CDS encoding TetR/AcrR family transcriptional regulator produces MMALARRGRPRSEGADGRILEAAHELLLTRGYDRFSMDEAAARAEVAKTTLYRRWPTKDHLIVALVAKIQDEVPVPDTGDIGTDLVAYLGDVAAGLNRMRQVGRPGAEGDRSAGLVAELAAAAARHADVGAAVRELFASRNALVLARLDRARECGELAAGSSSGVVFDQLAGALYYRLLITGEPIDAAYVRQLVVSVLTGARSETRPEGN; encoded by the coding sequence ATGATGGCCCTTGCCCGCAGAGGCCGCCCCCGGAGTGAGGGCGCAGACGGCCGGATCCTCGAAGCGGCCCACGAACTGCTGCTCACCCGGGGGTACGACCGCTTCTCGATGGACGAGGCGGCGGCGCGGGCCGAGGTCGCCAAGACCACGCTCTACCGGCGCTGGCCCACCAAGGACCACCTGATCGTCGCGCTGGTCGCCAAGATTCAGGACGAGGTGCCCGTGCCGGACACCGGCGACATCGGTACCGACCTGGTGGCGTACCTGGGCGACGTCGCGGCCGGGCTCAACCGGATGCGGCAGGTCGGCAGGCCCGGGGCGGAGGGGGACCGGTCGGCCGGCCTGGTGGCCGAGCTCGCCGCCGCCGCCGCCCGGCACGCCGATGTGGGCGCCGCCGTGCGGGAGCTCTTCGCCAGCCGCAACGCGCTCGTGCTGGCCCGGCTCGACCGGGCCCGCGAGTGCGGTGAGCTCGCTGCCGGCAGTTCGTCCGGCGTGGTCTTCGACCAGTTGGCCGGCGCCCTCTACTACCGGCTCCTCATCACCGGTGAGCCGATCGACGCCGCCTACGTGCGGCAGCTGGTCGTCTCGGTGCTCACCGGAGCCCGTTCCGAAACCCGCCCGGAAGGGAACTGA
- a CDS encoding HAD family hydrolase, producing MTAPTAPTPTETTRADASARLRALHDEGRIAAEYPRVPGLLAEIAQTDDGWKGLARAGGLLARTAPEAIRELHPGAVPLTAAVTGHGTLDALGAPLAAELARHGMPLRLVPGEHDAWLRDLRDTGSPLYAPDTDLALCLLDAQIVFDELPSPWTPGDVSEALDAKLRLIGGLVEQYVSHGSGVLVLNTLPLLTAHTRQLVDHRSRSELSLKWREFNAGLLRLALEHPRVHVVDLDPLIAESGPVRDSRLAAYAGVHLGAELLARYAREIGHLARALRGRTKKVLVVDLDNTLWDGILGDDGPGGIAAATTYRGAAFGAFQQVVKQIGSQGVLLAVCSKNDQDAVIDVLRDHPDMRLREDDFVAISANWQPKDGNIRAIAERLNLGVDSLVFADDSPFECGLVAANLPDTAVVRLDEEPALHIGRLLADGWFDTRELTDADRDRAGQYRADAGRRDLLDSAGSMTDYLRELDVRVELSPVRPHELARIAQITLRTNQFNLTTQRLQKADVQERLDSPDHLVLAVRARDRFGDNGVVGALFAHREPDGLHIDNVLLSCRVFARGIEQAALAALLAHARDTGAPAVHGAYLPTAKNLKVRDFLPSLGFGTTSESADGHLVFRHALDVLPQVPGHVTLDAAFGSGTG from the coding sequence GTGACAGCACCCACAGCGCCGACGCCCACGGAGACCACCCGGGCCGACGCGTCGGCCCGGCTGCGCGCTCTGCACGACGAGGGCCGGATCGCGGCGGAGTACCCCCGGGTCCCGGGGCTGCTCGCCGAGATCGCGCAGACGGACGACGGCTGGAAGGGGCTGGCCAGGGCCGGCGGGCTGCTGGCCAGGACGGCACCCGAGGCGATCCGCGAACTCCACCCAGGTGCGGTGCCGTTGACCGCCGCCGTGACCGGCCACGGCACCCTGGACGCGCTCGGCGCCCCGCTGGCCGCGGAGCTCGCCCGGCACGGTATGCCGCTGCGGCTGGTACCGGGGGAGCACGACGCCTGGCTGCGCGATCTGCGCGACACCGGGAGCCCGCTGTACGCGCCGGACACCGACCTCGCGCTGTGCCTGCTCGACGCGCAGATCGTCTTCGACGAACTGCCCTCCCCCTGGACGCCGGGCGATGTGTCCGAGGCCCTGGACGCGAAGCTCCGCCTCATCGGCGGACTCGTCGAGCAGTACGTGAGCCACGGCTCCGGGGTGCTGGTGCTCAACACCCTGCCGCTGCTGACCGCGCACACCCGGCAGCTGGTCGACCACCGTTCGCGCAGCGAACTGTCCCTGAAGTGGCGTGAGTTCAACGCGGGTCTGCTGCGCCTGGCGCTGGAGCACCCGCGCGTGCACGTGGTCGACCTCGATCCGCTGATCGCGGAGTCCGGACCGGTGCGCGACAGCCGGCTCGCCGCCTACGCCGGGGTGCATCTCGGTGCGGAGCTGCTGGCCCGCTACGCCCGCGAGATCGGCCACCTGGCCCGTGCCCTGCGCGGCCGGACCAAGAAGGTGCTGGTCGTCGACCTGGACAACACCCTGTGGGACGGCATCCTGGGCGACGACGGCCCCGGCGGCATCGCGGCGGCGACGACCTACCGAGGCGCGGCGTTCGGCGCGTTCCAGCAGGTCGTCAAGCAGATCGGCTCCCAGGGGGTGCTCCTCGCCGTCTGCAGCAAGAACGACCAGGACGCCGTCATCGACGTACTGCGTGACCACCCGGACATGCGGCTGCGCGAGGACGACTTCGTGGCGATCAGCGCCAACTGGCAGCCCAAGGACGGCAATATCCGCGCCATCGCGGAGCGGCTCAACCTGGGCGTGGACAGCCTGGTCTTCGCGGACGACTCACCCTTCGAGTGCGGGCTCGTCGCCGCGAACCTGCCCGACACCGCCGTGGTCCGCCTCGACGAGGAGCCCGCCCTGCACATCGGCCGGCTGCTCGCCGACGGCTGGTTCGACACGCGCGAGCTGACCGACGCCGACCGGGACCGGGCCGGTCAGTACCGGGCGGACGCCGGACGCCGGGACCTCCTGGACAGCGCCGGATCGATGACCGACTACCTGCGGGAACTGGACGTGCGCGTCGAGCTCTCGCCGGTACGGCCCCACGAGCTCGCCCGGATCGCCCAGATCACCCTGCGCACCAATCAGTTCAACCTGACCACCCAACGGCTGCAGAAGGCCGACGTCCAGGAACGGCTCGACTCCCCGGACCACCTCGTGCTCGCCGTCCGCGCCCGCGACCGCTTCGGGGACAACGGCGTCGTGGGGGCCCTGTTCGCGCACCGCGAACCGGACGGCCTGCACATCGACAACGTCCTCCTCAGCTGCCGGGTCTTCGCCCGGGGCATCGAACAGGCCGCGCTCGCCGCCCTGCTGGCGCACGCCAGGGACACCGGGGCGCCCGCGGTGCACGGCGCCTACCTGCCGACGGCGAAGAACCTCAAGGTGCGCGACTTCCTCCCGTCGCTCGGCTTCGGCACCACGTCCGAGAGCGCCGACGGCCACCTCGTCTTCCGCCACGCGCTCGACGTCCTCCCGCAGGTTCCCGGCCATGTGACCCTCGACGCCGCGTTCGGGTCCGGTACCGGCTGA
- a CDS encoding FAD-dependent oxidoreductase, with protein MTAALEAQVCVVGGGPAGLTLALELARRSVSVVVVEQSGRFDRSFRGESISPDSVWLLERMGLLEGLRESTLETRHMEITDGGRTVLSADFSDFDQPCPYPMELPQPPLLEALAEAGGALPGFKLLRRATAVSLLRDGTTVSGVRCKGQDGEFDVRAALTVGADGRFSKIREMSELPYRKVPLERDFVWFKVRRPDVWDGHTYRVRIIEDRHGLFIPTVPDLVRVGFNIPKGGLRELRAGGISGLHERMDELAPEISAGVRESVTSWSDTSMLDIFTTVVPRWSRPGLVLIGDAAHTLTPVLGQGVNHAITDAAVLARQVAGAFTGNGSGDTTEALNRATLDFQREREDSVAMARSIQLRQEKAFALSGRIPGMLRRSVYRLVNSNGRLKRKILSGVYYPLQEADKVRPFETAPRPAASPAR; from the coding sequence ATGACAGCGGCTCTGGAAGCACAGGTCTGCGTGGTGGGAGGGGGGCCCGCAGGGCTCACCCTCGCCCTCGAACTGGCCCGAAGGTCCGTATCCGTTGTCGTGGTCGAACAGAGCGGCCGGTTCGACCGCTCGTTCCGCGGCGAGTCCATATCGCCCGACTCGGTGTGGCTGCTCGAACGCATGGGTCTGCTGGAAGGGCTGCGGGAATCCACCCTGGAGACCCGCCACATGGAGATCACCGACGGCGGGCGCACCGTCCTGAGCGCGGACTTCTCCGACTTCGACCAGCCCTGCCCGTACCCGATGGAGCTGCCGCAGCCACCGCTGCTGGAGGCGCTGGCCGAGGCGGGCGGCGCGCTGCCCGGGTTCAAGCTGCTGCGCCGCGCCACCGCCGTATCGCTGCTGCGCGACGGTACGACGGTCTCCGGGGTCAGGTGCAAGGGGCAGGACGGAGAGTTCGACGTCCGCGCCGCACTGACGGTGGGGGCGGACGGGCGGTTCAGCAAGATCCGCGAGATGTCCGAGCTGCCGTACCGAAAGGTGCCGCTGGAGCGGGACTTCGTCTGGTTCAAGGTGCGGCGCCCCGACGTCTGGGACGGTCACACCTACCGGGTGCGGATCATCGAGGACCGGCACGGCCTCTTCATCCCCACAGTGCCCGACCTGGTGCGGGTCGGCTTCAACATCCCCAAGGGCGGGCTGCGGGAGCTGCGGGCGGGAGGCATCTCGGGCCTGCACGAGCGGATGGACGAACTGGCCCCGGAGATCTCCGCCGGCGTGCGGGAGTCCGTCACCTCCTGGTCCGACACCTCCATGCTGGACATCTTCACCACCGTGGTGCCCCGTTGGTCCCGGCCCGGCCTGGTCCTCATCGGTGACGCCGCGCACACCCTGACACCCGTGCTCGGCCAGGGCGTCAACCACGCGATCACCGACGCCGCGGTACTGGCCCGGCAGGTCGCCGGCGCGTTCACCGGGAACGGCTCCGGCGACACCACCGAGGCCCTGAACCGGGCCACCCTCGACTTCCAGCGGGAGCGGGAGGACTCCGTGGCGATGGCCCGCTCCATCCAGCTGCGCCAGGAGAAGGCGTTCGCGCTGTCCGGGCGCATCCCCGGCATGCTCAGGCGTTCCGTGTACCGGCTCGTCAACTCCAACGGCCGGCTCAAGCGGAAGATCCTCTCCGGCGTGTACTACCCGCTCCAGGAGGCGGACAAGGTCCGTCCCTTCGAGACGGCTCCCCGGCCGGCGGCTTCGCCCGCCCGATGA
- a CDS encoding cytochrome P450 codes for MTASPEAPRTADEVLSYPFERAAGLQQCPMYGKLREEDPVAEVRMPSGDHAFLLTRYEDVRTALSDPRFSRAATLEPGAPRLAAAPQNFKSLLNMDPPEHTRVRKLVSREFTARRVAGLRPRIQQHTDALLDAMAEKDPPIDLVPALAFPLPVTVICELLGVPFDDQEKFAAWSSAFLATTSRTKEEMLAAQIGLRDYLGQLVAAKRDKPGEDLLSALVSIHDDDDDRLSEEELIFLGISLLVAGHETTVNQIANSVVSLLTHPEHFERLRNDPGSTGAAVEELLRLHPPGDEALLRITLEDVELNGVKIPAGSAVLPGLSSANRDPRQFERPDEVNFDRGVNPHFAFSHGPHYCIGSGLARAELEIAIGSLIRRFPTLRLAIPAEELRRPEGMLVHGISSLPVAW; via the coding sequence ATGACAGCGAGCCCCGAAGCGCCCAGGACCGCGGACGAGGTGCTCTCCTATCCCTTCGAGCGGGCCGCGGGACTCCAGCAGTGCCCGATGTACGGGAAGCTCCGCGAGGAGGACCCGGTCGCCGAGGTCCGGATGCCCAGCGGTGACCACGCCTTTCTGCTGACCCGGTACGAGGACGTGCGGACCGCCCTGTCGGACCCCCGGTTCAGCCGGGCCGCGACCCTGGAGCCGGGAGCGCCCCGGCTCGCCGCCGCCCCGCAGAACTTCAAGAGCCTGCTCAACATGGACCCGCCCGAGCACACCCGGGTGCGCAAGCTGGTCTCCCGCGAGTTCACCGCCCGCCGGGTGGCCGGGCTGCGCCCGCGCATCCAGCAGCACACCGACGCGCTGCTCGACGCGATGGCCGAGAAGGACCCGCCGATCGACCTGGTTCCCGCGCTCGCCTTCCCGCTGCCGGTCACGGTGATCTGCGAGCTGCTCGGCGTCCCCTTCGACGACCAGGAGAAGTTCGCCGCCTGGTCGAGCGCCTTCCTCGCCACCACCTCCCGCACCAAGGAGGAGATGCTGGCGGCCCAGATCGGTCTGCGCGACTACCTGGGGCAGCTGGTGGCCGCCAAGCGGGACAAGCCCGGCGAGGACCTGCTGTCCGCGCTCGTCTCCATCCATGACGACGACGACGACCGGCTGAGCGAGGAGGAGCTGATCTTCCTCGGCATCAGCCTGCTGGTGGCCGGTCACGAGACGACCGTCAACCAGATCGCGAACAGCGTCGTCTCGCTGCTGACCCACCCCGAGCACTTCGAACGGCTGCGCAACGACCCCGGGTCGACGGGCGCGGCGGTGGAGGAGCTGCTGAGGCTCCACCCGCCGGGCGACGAGGCCCTGCTGCGGATCACGCTGGAGGACGTGGAGCTGAACGGCGTGAAGATCCCGGCGGGCAGCGCCGTGCTGCCGGGGCTCAGCTCCGCCAACCGGGATCCGCGCCAGTTCGAGCGGCCCGACGAGGTGAACTTCGACCGGGGAGTCAATCCGCACTTCGCGTTCAGCCACGGCCCGCACTACTGCATCGGTTCCGGCCTGGCCCGCGCGGAGCTGGAGATCGCGATCGGTTCGCTGATCCGCCGCTTCCCGACGCTGCGCCTCGCGATACCCGCCGAGGAACTGCGCCGGCCCGAAGGAATGCTGGTCCACGGGATCTCCTCACTGCCGGTGGCCTGGTAG
- a CDS encoding metal-sulfur cluster assembly factor, whose protein sequence is MSPQPPAGQRVRAALCEVYDPCSQSWQRPMSLIDLGLVRDVAVDDDGQATVRISLTAPFCMAVPTIMQSVEQKVGAVPGITKVKVDLDGGTIWRPELMTDKGRELLAAARATDRRSLPLVSVNENSD, encoded by the coding sequence ATGAGCCCGCAGCCCCCCGCCGGACAGCGGGTGCGCGCGGCGCTCTGCGAGGTCTACGACCCCTGCAGCCAGTCCTGGCAGCGCCCCATGAGCCTGATCGACCTCGGCCTGGTGCGCGACGTGGCGGTGGATGACGACGGTCAGGCCACGGTACGGATCAGCCTCACGGCCCCGTTCTGCATGGCCGTGCCGACGATCATGCAGTCGGTCGAGCAGAAGGTGGGCGCCGTACCGGGCATCACCAAGGTGAAGGTGGACCTCGACGGCGGCACGATCTGGCGTCCGGAGCTGATGACGGACAAGGGGCGCGAACTGCTCGCCGCCGCGCGTGCGACCGACCGCCGCAGCCTGCCGCTGGTCAGTGTCAACGAGAACAGCGACTGA
- a CDS encoding hemerythrin domain-containing protein: MKARVREMAAKRRSSEPDTGEMVVVHRLFQQEYRTAAALVGAVDAEDTGRSRIVAAHLEALDTMLEEHHLAEDELVWPRLEGDPEVEPALLLRMERQHERIARSLGQVAEVLPRWRDTADPVLRDVLARACAELLPALDEHLADEEQHILPLVPGRFTAEEWGRLSERGRDAVPKDKRIYMLGAMAVAAGPEHYDEFLGRLPGPVRLLWRVAGKGLHRRARAGLHGTRPAGRAGATARRTKP, from the coding sequence ATGAAGGCCAGGGTGAGGGAAATGGCGGCCAAGCGGCGGTCGAGCGAGCCGGACACCGGCGAGATGGTGGTCGTGCACCGGCTGTTCCAACAGGAGTACCGGACCGCGGCCGCCCTGGTGGGGGCGGTCGACGCCGAGGACACCGGGCGCAGCAGGATCGTGGCGGCCCACCTCGAAGCACTCGACACGATGCTGGAGGAACACCACCTTGCCGAGGACGAGCTGGTCTGGCCCCGACTGGAAGGGGACCCGGAGGTCGAACCCGCGCTGCTGCTACGGATGGAGCGGCAGCACGAACGGATCGCCCGGTCCCTCGGGCAGGTGGCCGAAGTCCTGCCCCGCTGGCGGGACACGGCGGACCCCGTCCTGCGCGACGTACTCGCCCGCGCGTGCGCCGAACTCCTGCCGGCCCTGGACGAACACCTCGCGGACGAGGAGCAGCACATCCTTCCGCTGGTGCCCGGCCGGTTCACCGCCGAGGAGTGGGGACGGCTGAGCGAGCGCGGCCGGGACGCCGTGCCCAAGGACAAGCGGATCTACATGCTCGGTGCCATGGCCGTCGCCGCGGGTCCCGAGCACTACGACGAGTTCCTCGGCCGGCTGCCCGGTCCCGTGCGGCTGCTGTGGCGCGTCGCGGGCAAGGGGCTGCACCGACGCGCGAGGGCCGGGCTTCACGGGACGCGGCCGGCCGGCCGCGCCGGAGCGACAGCGAGGAGGACGAAGCCGTGA
- a CDS encoding NADPH-dependent FMN reductase: MRPIRIAAVGGSLRSTSVSAAVLRACAARARLAGAHVTLLTGPDLVMPLYDPDAVTRSGPALRLLEALRNADGVLLASPTYHGGMSGLLKNALDHTEDLAGDTPGYLDGRAVGCLTVAWNDVAGASALAGLRATAQSLRGWTVPMGVVVGAGTEFTEADCADARTARRLDILTGQVLDFARMRQGREAVRRERETAGAAL; encoded by the coding sequence ATGCGTCCGATCCGTATCGCCGCCGTAGGCGGCTCGTTGCGTTCCACCTCGGTCTCCGCGGCCGTGCTGCGCGCCTGTGCCGCACGTGCCCGGCTGGCCGGCGCCCACGTCACCCTGCTGACCGGTCCCGATCTCGTGATGCCGCTGTACGACCCGGACGCGGTCACCCGGTCCGGGCCCGCGCTGCGGCTGCTGGAGGCGCTGCGGAACGCCGACGGTGTCCTGCTGGCGAGCCCCACGTACCACGGTGGGATGTCGGGTCTGCTGAAGAACGCCCTCGACCACACCGAGGACCTGGCGGGTGACACCCCGGGCTATCTGGACGGGCGGGCCGTGGGATGCCTCACCGTCGCGTGGAACGACGTGGCCGGCGCGTCCGCGCTCGCCGGGCTGCGGGCCACCGCGCAGTCGCTGCGCGGCTGGACGGTCCCGATGGGGGTGGTCGTGGGCGCCGGCACGGAGTTCACGGAGGCGGACTGCGCCGACGCGCGTACCGCCCGGCGGCTGGACATCCTCACCGGCCAGGTACTGGACTTCGCCCGGATGCGGCAGGGCCGGGAGGCGGTGCGCCGGGAGCGGGAGACGGCCGGTGCGGCCCTGTAG
- a CDS encoding SRPBCC domain-containing protein → MATTPESAETAPVFETAADGARDERRRPRRRWIPLSLLALLLALGGYTAWTHASPVRLTASVDIEASPDQVWKVLTDLSQYPEWNPFVTRSEVISDGGHLVAGATMRNRLTQPSGASTFTPEVLVAHPGRELRWLGKVGPGWLLDAEHRFQIERTGDGTVRLTQSEKFTGVLLPFAKGQLEGETLPQFRAMNEALKHRVEAQK, encoded by the coding sequence ATGGCTACGACGCCCGAGAGTGCCGAGACCGCACCGGTCTTCGAGACGGCCGCCGACGGAGCGCGCGACGAGCGCCGGCGGCCCCGCCGCAGGTGGATCCCGCTCTCCCTGCTCGCACTGCTGCTCGCCCTGGGCGGCTACACGGCCTGGACGCACGCCAGCCCCGTACGGCTGACCGCCTCCGTGGACATCGAGGCCAGCCCGGACCAGGTGTGGAAGGTCCTGACCGATCTCTCGCAGTACCCGGAGTGGAACCCCTTCGTGACCCGGTCCGAGGTGATCTCCGACGGCGGGCACCTCGTGGCCGGCGCCACCATGCGCAACCGGCTGACCCAGCCCAGCGGCGCGTCCACCTTCACCCCCGAGGTCCTGGTGGCCCACCCCGGCCGGGAGCTGCGCTGGCTCGGCAAGGTGGGGCCGGGCTGGCTGCTCGACGCGGAGCACCGCTTCCAGATCGAGCGGACCGGCGACGGCACGGTGCGGCTCACCCAGAGCGAGAAGTTCACCGGAGTCCTCCTGCCCTTCGCCAAGGGGCAGCTGGAGGGCGAGACGCTCCCTCAGTTCCGGGCGATGAACGAGGCGTTGAAGCACCGGGTGGAGGCACAGAAGTGA
- a CDS encoding amidohydrolase family protein: MFVIDATVHPYNVADSNLKKDGEFPNLHAFALREMLWGMHERFATKGSSIPREAFCTDWPPELLAWTLFSESDVDMAVNHRLRIDSVFEDGLCNGEKNRVLAEKWPQRVVPYAGINPLLGAEACMRDLREQVEMLPGTIGIKVYPNAGSPDHSWRLDDPEFTPFFELAKELGIKIIAVHKIVPNGLVPLGPFGIDDLETVAIRHIDLSFEIVHAGLPPFVEEVAMALMRLPNVYANLEITSAVLAHGMGYVEEALAQLISLGGAEKIIYASGALHFHPQPVLEKMARLTFSDRILERFGLEQITQEQRAGFLAGNYARIAGIDLPSAAEKIRDDEFATYRAEHGMRPMWSYWRESQPELWTPGSEVAA, encoded by the coding sequence ATGTTCGTCATTGATGCCACGGTCCATCCCTACAATGTCGCGGACAGCAATCTCAAGAAGGACGGCGAATTCCCGAACCTGCACGCATTCGCGCTGCGGGAGATGCTGTGGGGCATGCACGAACGCTTCGCGACGAAGGGATCATCGATACCGCGCGAGGCGTTCTGCACCGACTGGCCACCGGAACTGCTGGCCTGGACCCTGTTCTCCGAGTCCGATGTGGATATGGCCGTCAATCACCGGCTGCGCATCGACAGCGTCTTCGAGGACGGTCTGTGCAACGGCGAGAAGAACCGGGTTCTGGCCGAGAAGTGGCCCCAGCGGGTGGTGCCGTACGCGGGGATCAATCCGCTGCTCGGCGCCGAGGCCTGTATGCGCGATCTGCGCGAGCAGGTGGAAATGCTGCCGGGCACCATCGGCATCAAGGTGTACCCCAACGCGGGTTCACCCGACCACAGCTGGCGGCTCGACGACCCGGAGTTCACCCCGTTCTTCGAGCTCGCCAAGGAACTGGGCATAAAGATCATCGCCGTGCACAAGATCGTCCCCAACGGGCTCGTCCCGCTGGGCCCGTTCGGCATCGACGACCTGGAGACGGTCGCCATCCGCCACATCGACCTCTCCTTCGAGATCGTGCACGCGGGACTCCCTCCCTTCGTGGAGGAGGTCGCCATGGCGCTCATGCGGCTGCCCAACGTGTACGCCAACCTGGAGATCACCTCGGCTGTCCTGGCGCACGGCATGGGGTACGTGGAGGAGGCGCTCGCCCAGCTCATCTCGCTCGGCGGCGCGGAGAAGATCATCTACGCCTCCGGCGCCCTGCACTTCCACCCGCAGCCGGTGCTGGAGAAGATGGCACGGCTCACCTTCTCCGACCGGATCCTGGAGCGGTTCGGCCTGGAGCAGATCACCCAGGAGCAGCGGGCGGGCTTCCTCGCCGGCAACTACGCGCGCATCGCGGGGATCGACCTGCCGTCGGCCGCCGAGAAGATCCGCGACGACGAGTTCGCCACCTACCGCGCGGAACACGGCATGCGCCCGATGTGGTCCTACTGGCGGGAATCGCAGCCCGAGCTGTGGACCCCCGGATCCGAGGTCGCGGCATGA